The Bacteroidota bacterium genome contains the following window.
TATTGAAAAATGATGTATGAATAATAAATAAATTCAAAAAAAATAATAAACTACTCCACCCGAAAAATTGATAACAGAATTTTGCTGAACATCTTTTTCCAATGCTTGCATATATTCAAATTTATTTCTTCCCGAGGAATAATTTGCCATTAGTGAAAATGCAATAGAATTATTTAACAAATATTCAATACCGCAAGCTAATGTGTATTGAAAAACACTTGACTTTGCAGATTCTCTACCAAGATAAATTTCTGTCTGATTGAATTCAAGAGCGTATATTTCTACTTCAGGTGATGTGGTATTTAATACACCTGCAAAAATTCGAGCATTTATTTGAAATTTATCGTTGATTGGATACCTAAAAATGATTCCTCCCATGAGATAATTCATAAGCCATTTGTCGGAAGTAACTTCAACTATGGAATCTATTCCGGGTTCAAATGCTTCTTTCTCCCAGCTTTTTGTATCAACAGAATGAAAGTTTTTAGAAGTCATTAAACCAATGCCAATATTTTTATTAAAGAAATAACCGATATCAACTCCTCTATGAAAACCTAACTTTGCAAATCCTCCACATTCATCTATAGTGTAAATTTTTGAAGCAAGATCAGAAAGTGGAAGTGAAGGTCCTCCTTGAAATCTGAGAAACAAGTTGTTTTGTGCTTGCAAATTAAACATCACAAATAAAAACCCAATAAGTACAAGTGTTTTTCTCATTTTAAATAATCTCAAATTTCAGATATTAATATTCAGCGAAATACTAAAGCAAACGTTACAATTTTTGTTGCAAAATTAGGTATATTTATCCGTACTCTTAAAAGTGTTTTTAATTTTATTGTTCAGTTCATTCTAAAAAAATCCGAAAATATGAAAAAAATGAAATTAGAAAGGGGACACAATCAATGCAATAATATTTGTTAATTCTTTAAGCTTTTGGATACTTAAGGTTAAAATAACTTTTTAAGGAATAGGAATAAAAAATATTTAATACAATTATAGAATTAATAATTTATTTCTCAAATTATCAAAGTAAATCATAAATTTGCACGAAATTAATTTATAAAGAAATCAATTATGAAAAATATTTTAAACTCCCTATTTGTATTATCCTTTTTAATTATTTTTGGAAATGTATCAGCACAAGATGAAGTACGTTTATTGAGATTTCCTACAATTTATGAAAATCAGATTGTTTTTTCTTATGCAGGAGACCTCTTTACTGTTGATTCCGAAGGTGGGTTAGCACGAAAAATGACTAACCACGAAGGTTATGAAATGTTTGCTCGTTTTTCTCCTGATGGGAAAAACATTGCTTTTACTGGTGGATATGATGGTAACAGAGAGGTTTATATTATGCCTGCAATTGGTGGTGAACCTCAAAGAATAACTTTTACTGCTACTCTCGGACGTGATGATATTGCTGATAGAATGGGACCAAATAATATTGTTCTTACATGGAAAGATAATGAAACCGTAGTTTTTAGAAGCAGAAAAAAAAGTATTAATTCTTTTGTCGGGCAGTTGTTTCAAGCAAATATTAATGGAGGTATTTCACAACAACTACCTTTACCAAGTGGTGGTTTTTGTTCTTTTTCACCCGATAAAAATAAGTTTGCTTACAATAGAATAATGCGTGAGTTTAGAACTTGGAAATATTACAAAGGCGGAATGGCGGATGATGTTTGGATATTTGATTTTAAAACGAAAAAAATTCAAAATATTACTAAAAATGATAATCAGGATATTATTCCAATGTGGTACAAAAACAAAATTTATTATCTTTCCGACAGGGATAGAATAATGAATATCTTTGTTTATGACATTGGTACAGCTAAAACAAAAAAAGTTACGAATTTTGAAAAATATGATATAAAATTTCCTTCTCTCGGGAAAAATGCAATAGTTTTTGAAAACGGAGGATACATTTATAAATTGGAACTTCCTTCTGAAAAGTTATCAAAAGTTGAAATAAAAATTGCTGATGATTTTATTTATTCAAGAAAAGAAATTGTTGATGCTTCAAAATTTATTAAGGGCTATTCTCTTTC
Protein-coding sequences here:
- a CDS encoding outer membrane beta-barrel protein → MRKTLVLIGFLFVMFNLQAQNNLFLRFQGGPSLPLSDLASKIYTIDECGGFAKLGFHRGVDIGYFFNKNIGIGLMTSKNFHSVDTKSWEKEAFEPGIDSIVEVTSDKWLMNYLMGGIIFRYPINDKFQINARIFAGVLNTTSPEVEIYALEFNQTEIYLGRESAKSSVFQYTLACGIEYLLNNSIAFSLMANYSSGRNKFEYMQALEKDVQQNSVINFSGGVVYYFF